Proteins encoded together in one Dermacentor variabilis isolate Ectoservices chromosome 2, ASM5094787v1, whole genome shotgun sequence window:
- the LOC142572131 gene encoding putative transcriptional regulatory protein OEOE_0768, producing the protein MLANAISRLPLNVLRVTESPVAQCLVRNTIRTAHSLALVSTSCAGVPALNRLFREPRDVAGHIWESRRYAGHSHWQNVRHIKAAKDAHKMSMTDKYMRLIEVAVKAGGGSTDPKLNRALANAIENAKKTQVVSNASIELAIRRGAGIDKPKNLKSANYEIVMEHGVLLVLDVETGNISKFGNELKQILKKHTCRQARGVKEQFQQKGFVRVSGREDGGTLDPDTALEVGIEHGAEDVVEIDGESKMCEFLCHPNDYFALSKALTSNGYVIAECGLKFVPHVPITVPEEHLEVVGKLCDELEGHSDIVAVHTNIA; encoded by the coding sequence ATGCTCGCCAACGCTATTTCTCGACTGCCCTTGAATGTCCTTCGCGTGACTGAATCTCCGGTTGCTCAATGCTTGGTGAGAAACACAATAAGGACAGCACATTCTCTCGCACTTGTGAGTACCTCTTGTGCCGGCGTGCCGGCGCTAAATCGCCTCTTTCGGGAACCACGGGACGTCGCCGGTCACATTTGGGAAAGCCGACGTTACGCGGGGCACAGCCACTGGCAAAACGTCCGTCACATCAAGGCGGCCAAAGACGCACATAAGATGTCCATGACGGACAAGTACATGCGCCTCATCGAAGTCGCTGTGAAAGCCGGCGGTGGGAGCACAGATCCGAAGTTAAACCGCGCGCTGGCGAATGCGATCGAGAATGCGAAGAAAACACAGGTCGTATCCAACGCGAGCATCGAGCTAGCGATACGACGGGGAGCAGGCATTGACAAGCCGAAAAACTTGAAGAGCGCAAACTATGAAATCGTTATGGAGCATGGTGTGCTGCTTGTTCTAGACGTCGAGACGGGAAATATAAGCAAATTCGGGAACGAACTAAAGCAGATCCTCAAGAAGCACACGTGCAGACAAGCGCGAGGTGTCAAGGAACAGTTCCAGCAAAAGGGCTTCGTGCGGGTCTCGGGTCGGGAGGACGGCGGCACCTTGGACCCCGATACTGCTCTTGAGGTGGGCATCGAGCACGGCGCCGAAGACGTGGTCGAGATCGACGGCGAGTCCAAGATGTGCGAGTTCCTATGCCACCCTAACGACTATTTCGCCCTTTCTAAAGCGCTGACCTCCAACGGCTACGTGATAGCCGAGTGCGGCCTGAAGTTCGTACCCCACGTACCCATCACTGTCCCCGAAGAACACTTGGAAGTAGTTGGTAAACTTTGCGACGAGCTTGAGGGACACTCCGACATCGTCGCGGTTCACACTAACATCGCGTAG